From a region of the Drosophila ananassae strain 14024-0371.13 chromosome XL, ASM1763931v2, whole genome shotgun sequence genome:
- the LOC6504831 gene encoding broad-complex core protein isoforms 1/2/3/4/5 isoform X3: MDDTQHFCLRWNNYQSSITSAFENLRDDEAFVDVTLACEGRSIKAHRVVLSACSPYFRELLKSTPCKHPVILLQDVNFNDLHSLVEFIYHGEVNVHQKSLQSFLKTAEVLRVSGLTQQQAEDTHSHLAQIQNLANAGGRTPLNSHALSHPLPHHGASLHDDGSTLFSRQSAGSPPPPSVPSLNSHINNQLLKRMAMMQRSSVAVAEDAATHALKRLRGSDNGLPGSGNTGGGSNNNSPDLPPFHTRSASPQQTPADFSTIKHHNNNNTPPLKEEKRNGPTGNGNSGNGNGNGASNGNGISISDKLSSLTPSPLARSGADDVKSEPMELVCSNNNANAQDEHSNDSTGEHDANRSSSGDGGKGSLSSGNDEEIGDGLNQHHNAPPFIMSPAESKMFPAAAFNFPMANIDHSALLGLNTQLQQSGDLAVSPQGITNASSICGLNLSTFAANGNGGNNNNNNGGSNNNNNNNGGGSNGGNGLSVTALQQQRQSNNHPSQQSSQNTGGSGGNQTPNGILTTPTSNTPTTQQQMLAAVMANMAAASASAASAAAAAASTSGSANSSLNNSSLNTSLNTSLNASGGNSGGNSGGGASGGDDFRCNPCNKNLSSLTRLKRHIQNVHMRPTKEPVCNICKRVYSSLNSLRNHKSIYHRNLKQPKQEPGVGNVVDVTNQSTTNSFYHQQHQQQQLNHHSSS; the protein is encoded by the exons ATGGACGACACACAGCACTTCTGTCTGCGGTGGAACAACTACCAGAGCAGCATCACCTCGGCATTCGAGAATCTGCGGGACGATGAGGCGTTCGTCGATGTGACGCTCGCCTGCGAAGGACGAAGCATCAAGGCACACCGTGTTGTCCTCTCAGCCTGCAGTCCCTACTTCCGCGAACTGCTCAAG AGTACACCCTGCAAGCACCCGGTTATACTGCTTCAGGATGTCAACTTCAATGACCTGCATTCCCTGGTGGAGTTCATCTATCACGGCGAGGTCAATGTCCATCAGAAGTCATTGCAGTCCTTCCTCAAAACAGCCGAGGTCCTTCGGGTATCAGGACTAACACAACAACAGGCCGAGGACACACACAGC cattTGGCCCAAATCCAGAATCTGGCCAATGCCGGCGGACGTACACCATTAAATTCGCACGCTCTATCCCATCCCCTGCCCCATCATGGGGCATCGTTGCACGATGATGGCTCCACACTGTTTAGCCGCCAATCGGCTGGATCCCCGCCACCGCCGTCGGTGCCGTCGCTCAACTCTCACATCAACAACCAGCTGCTGAAGCGTATGGCGATGATGCAGCGCAGCAGTGTGGCAGTGGCCGAGGATGCTGCCACCCATGCCCTGAAGCGTCTCCGTGGCTCTGATAACGGTCTGCCCGGTTCCGGTAATACCGGTGGcggtagcaacaacaacagtccGGACTTGCCACCGTTCCACACCCGCAGCGCCTCGCCACAGCAGACTCCGGCCGATTTTAGTACCATCAAgcaccacaacaacaacaatacacCGCCGCTCAAGGAAGAGAAAC GCAATGGACCCACTGGCAACGGAAACTCTGGCAACGGAAATGGCAATGGAGCGAGCAACGGCAATGGAATCTCTATCAGCGACAAACTGAGCAGCCTAACACCCTCGCCACTGGCCCGGTCCGGTGCCGATGATGTCAAGTCCGAGCCGATGGAGCTGGTCTGTTCGAACAACAATGCCAATGCCCAGGACGAGCACAGTAATGATTCCACAGGCGAGCACGATGCCAACCGTTCCAGCAGTGGTGATGGCGGCAAGGGCTCTTTAAG CTCTGGCAATGATGAGGAAATCGGAGATGGACTTAACCAACACCATAACGCCCCGCCGTTCATAATGTCGCCGGCGGAGAGCAAGATGTTCCCGGCAGCCGCTTTCAACTTCCCGATGGCCAATATCGATCATTCAGCGTTGCTCG gtCTCAACACACAATTGCAGCAGTCCGGTGACCTAGCCGTGTCCCCTCAAG GCATTACAAATGCCTCTAGCATCTGTGGCCTTAATCTCTCCACATTTGCAGCCAATGGAAAtggcggcaacaacaacaacaacaatggcggcagcaacaacaacaacaacaacaatggcggTGGCAGTAATGGCGGTAATGGTTTATCCGTTACAGCCTTGCAACAACAACGTCAATCCAATAACCATCCAAGTCAGCAATCCTCCCAGAATACCGGTGGCAGTGGTGGCAATCAGACACCTAACGGTATCCTCACCACACCCACATCGAacacaccaacaacacaacaacaaatGCTGGCCGCCGTTATGGCCAATATGGCTGCCGCCTCAGCATCAGCCgcctcagcagcagcagcagcagcatcaacgAGCGGCAGCGCCAACAGTTCCCTAAACAATTCCAGTTTGAACACCAGTCTTAATACCAGTCTGAATGCCTCGGGCGGGAATAGTGGTGGGAATAGTGGCGGTGGTGCTAGCGGTGGCGATGACTTCCGATGCAATCCGTGCAACAAGAATCTTAGTTCACTCACCCGATTGAAGCGCCACATTCAAAACGTACATATGCGTCCCACCAAGGAGCCGGTGTGCAACATCTGTAAGAGGGTCTATAGTTCGTTGAATAGCTTAAGGAATCACAAGAGCATCTATCATCGGAATCTGAAGCAACCGAAACAGGAGCCGGGTGTTGGGAATGTTGTGGATGTGACCAATCAATCGACGACCAATAGCTTCTACCAtcaacagcaccagcagcagcagctaaaTCATCACTCCTCCTCCTAG
- the LOC6504831 gene encoding broad-complex core protein isoform X1, translated as MDDTQHFCLRWNNYQSSITSAFENLRDDEAFVDVTLACEGRSIKAHRVVLSACSPYFRELLKSTPCKHPVILLQDVNFNDLHSLVEFIYHGEVNVHQKSLQSFLKTAEVLRVSGLTQQQAEDTHSHLAQIQNLANAGGRTPLNSHALSHPLPHHGASLHDDGSTLFSRQSAGSPPPPSVPSLNSHINNQLLKRMAMMQRSSVAVAEDAATHALKRLRGSDNGLPGSGNTGGGSNNNSPDLPPFHTRSASPQQTPADFSTIKHHNNNNTPPLKEEKRNGPTGNGNSGNGNGNGASNGNGISISDKLSSLTPSPLARSGADDVKSEPMELVCSNNNANAQDEHSNDSTGEHDANRSSSGDGGKGSLSSGNDEEIGDGLNQHHNAPPFIMSPAESKMFPAAAFNFPMANIDHSALLGLNTQLQQSGDLAVSPQGGSTGSLLGGVIVPGGGTSTPSNSSSTTNNNNNNNQSTSQNNNNQAVEQQQQQSSPHHHQQQQQHHQQLQQQQQHHSTQHSKLGSPQLKQEQSSNNNNNNNNNNKGQDMQQQQQQQQQQKSLKSSDLMGSERSLSRSSQGLGDSATPSPSPNAHYIKRERERERERERERERERERERERDHDMEQHQRSASSPPPPPSHHTHFGQHPLSLLPSHHQLHATHHDLSAAAAAAHHAHAAHAHAAHAHALARAGSPLEHHHLLHHRRSSLSPSSAVGVGGGGGGGGGVGGVQGGGGSRGGGGATAAAAASLLSSVRAQDVAQANRLLLPLPLNACHRCDVCGKLLSTKLTLKRHKEQQHLQPLNNAVCNLCHKVFRTLNSLNNHKSIYHRRQKNHHSYFHHGGGVGQAGSPGSRLHQSLSSLSAAAAAANSGVGGVVGGAGAGGGSAVAAAAAAAAAAAELLLSPIVGAAAVAGGTASSTLQLAAVHQQQQQQQQQHAAAAAAAAAAVQQQQQQQQQQQQQQQQQSSPGIVKPCMDFL; from the exons ATGGACGACACACAGCACTTCTGTCTGCGGTGGAACAACTACCAGAGCAGCATCACCTCGGCATTCGAGAATCTGCGGGACGATGAGGCGTTCGTCGATGTGACGCTCGCCTGCGAAGGACGAAGCATCAAGGCACACCGTGTTGTCCTCTCAGCCTGCAGTCCCTACTTCCGCGAACTGCTCAAG AGTACACCCTGCAAGCACCCGGTTATACTGCTTCAGGATGTCAACTTCAATGACCTGCATTCCCTGGTGGAGTTCATCTATCACGGCGAGGTCAATGTCCATCAGAAGTCATTGCAGTCCTTCCTCAAAACAGCCGAGGTCCTTCGGGTATCAGGACTAACACAACAACAGGCCGAGGACACACACAGC cattTGGCCCAAATCCAGAATCTGGCCAATGCCGGCGGACGTACACCATTAAATTCGCACGCTCTATCCCATCCCCTGCCCCATCATGGGGCATCGTTGCACGATGATGGCTCCACACTGTTTAGCCGCCAATCGGCTGGATCCCCGCCACCGCCGTCGGTGCCGTCGCTCAACTCTCACATCAACAACCAGCTGCTGAAGCGTATGGCGATGATGCAGCGCAGCAGTGTGGCAGTGGCCGAGGATGCTGCCACCCATGCCCTGAAGCGTCTCCGTGGCTCTGATAACGGTCTGCCCGGTTCCGGTAATACCGGTGGcggtagcaacaacaacagtccGGACTTGCCACCGTTCCACACCCGCAGCGCCTCGCCACAGCAGACTCCGGCCGATTTTAGTACCATCAAgcaccacaacaacaacaatacacCGCCGCTCAAGGAAGAGAAAC GCAATGGACCCACTGGCAACGGAAACTCTGGCAACGGAAATGGCAATGGAGCGAGCAACGGCAATGGAATCTCTATCAGCGACAAACTGAGCAGCCTAACACCCTCGCCACTGGCCCGGTCCGGTGCCGATGATGTCAAGTCCGAGCCGATGGAGCTGGTCTGTTCGAACAACAATGCCAATGCCCAGGACGAGCACAGTAATGATTCCACAGGCGAGCACGATGCCAACCGTTCCAGCAGTGGTGATGGCGGCAAGGGCTCTTTAAG CTCTGGCAATGATGAGGAAATCGGAGATGGACTTAACCAACACCATAACGCCCCGCCGTTCATAATGTCGCCGGCGGAGAGCAAGATGTTCCCGGCAGCCGCTTTCAACTTCCCGATGGCCAATATCGATCATTCAGCGTTGCTCG gtCTCAACACACAATTGCAGCAGTCCGGTGACCTAGCCGTGTCCCCTCAAG GTGGCAGCACCGGCAGCCTACTTGGCGGCGTCATAGTGCCCGGTGGCGGTACTAGTACCCCTAGCAATAGTAGTagcaccaccaacaacaacaacaacaacaaccaatcAACAAGccagaacaacaacaaccaagcagtagaacaacaacaacaacaatcatCACCACACCatcaccaacaacaacaacaacatcaccaacaactccaacaacaacaacaacatcattCCACACAACATTCTAAGCTAGGGAGTCCACAATTGAAACAGGAGcaaagcagcaacaacaacaacaataataacaacaacaacaagggacAGGAtatgcaacaacaacaacaacaacaacaacaacagaaaagTTTAAAATCAAGTGATCTGATGGGAAGTGAAAGAAGTTTATCGAGATCCTCGCAAGGATTAGGAGATAGTGCCACGCCCTCACCCTCACCCAACGCCCATTACATCAAGCGAGAAAGAGAAAGGGAGAGGGAGCGCGAAAGAGAGcgagagagggagagggagagagaaagagaaCGAGATCATGATATGGAACAGCATCAGAGATCGGCATCctcgccaccaccaccgccctCGCATCACACCCACTTCGGACAGCATCCGCTGTCGCTGCTGCCGAGCCACCATCAGTTGCATGCCACACACCACGATCTGAgtgccgccgctgctgccgcccaCCACGCCCATGCCGCCCACGCTCATGCcgcccatgcccatgccctTGCCCGGGCGGGTTCACCATTGGAGCATCACCATCTGTTGCATCATCGCCGTTCCTCGCTCTCGCCCTCATCGGCGGTGGGCgtgggcggtggtggtggcggcggtggtggtgtTGGTGGCGTCCAAGGTGGTGGCGGGTCAAGGGGTGGCGGTGGTGCTACGGCTGCGGCAGCCGCCAGCCTGCTGTCGTCGGTGCGGGCGCAGGATGTGGCGCAGGCGAATAGActgctgttgccgctgccACTGAACGCGTGCCACAGGTGCGATGTGTGCGGCAAGTTGCTGAGCACCAAGCTGACCCTGAAGCGGCACAAGGAGCAACAGCACCTGCAACCACTCAACAATGCCGTGTGCAACCTGTGCCACAAGGTCTTCAGGACACTGAACTCCTTGAACAATCACAAGAGCATCTATCATCGACGGCAGAAGAACCACCACTCGTACTTCCATCATGGCGGCGGGGTGGGTCAGGCGGGCAGTCCTGGCAGCCGGTTGCATCAATCGCTCAGTTCGCTGAGTGCTGCGGCAGCTGCCGCCAATAGCGGTGTGGGCGGTGTTGTGGGTGGGGCGGGCGCCGGCGGTGGTAGTGCTgtggcagctgctgctgctgccgccgccgctgcagcTGAACTCTTGCTATCGCCGATTGTGGGAGCCGCTGCTGTTGCAGGTGGTACGGCCAGTTCAACGTTGCAACTGGCGGCGGtgcatcagcagcaacagcaacaacagcaacaacatgctgcagcagcagcagcagcagcggcagccgtacaacaacaacagcagcaacagcaacagcagcaacaacaacagcagcaacaatccTCGCCAGGAATCGTGAAACCATGTATGGACTTCTTATAA